In Zingiber officinale cultivar Zhangliang chromosome 1A, Zo_v1.1, whole genome shotgun sequence, a genomic segment contains:
- the LOC122038165 gene encoding ATPase GET3A-like yields MAAGVLEGSVSNILEQESLKWVFVGGKGGVGKTTCSSIISILLAQVRQSVLVISTDPAHNLSDAFQQRFTKIPTLVNGFSNLYAMEVDPKVEGDELSGEGLDGFLSELTNAIPGVDEAMSFAEMLKLVQTMDYSVIVFDTAPTGHTLRLLQFPSTLEKGLEKVMSLKNRFGGLLTQATRLFGLGDEFNEDVMLGRLEGMKDLIEHVNKQFKDPDLTTFVCVCIPEFLSLYETERLVQELAKFEIDAHNIIINQVIFDEEAVDSKLLKARIKMQQKYIDQFYMLYDDFNITKLPLLPHEVCGVEALKNFSQHFISPYKPSLVRGTVEELQQRISTLRSQLEEAKLELERLQKGKQIA; encoded by the exons ATGGCGGCTGGAGTCCTCGAGGGTTCTGTGAGCAACATCCTTGAGCAGGAGTCGCTCAAGTGGGTGTTCGTCGGTGGAAAGGGCGGCGTCGGCAAGACGACCTGCAGCTCCATCATCTCCATCCTCCTCGCCCAGGTTCGCCAGTCCGTCCTCGTCATCTCCACCGACCCTGCCCATAACCTAAGCGACGCCTTCCAACAGCGATTCACCAAGATCCCAACCCTCGTTAACGGCTTCTCCAACCTCTACGCCATG GAAGTGGATCCCAAGGTGGAGGGAGACGAGCTGTCTGGTGAGGGCTTGGATGGATTTCTTTCTGAGCTTACGAATGCGATCCCTGGAGTCGACGAGGCCATGAGCTTCGCTGAAATGCTCAA ATTAGTCCAGACAATGGATTATTCAGTTATAGTGTTTGATACTGCTCCAACTGGTCATACTTTAAGACTGTTGCAATTCCCATCAACTTTAGAGAAGGGGCTTGAGAAAGTTATGTCTCTAAAAAATAGATTTGGCGGTTTGTTGACCCAG GCTACTCGTCTTTTTGGTCTTGGTGATGAGTTCAATGAGGATGTGATGCTAGGAAGGCTAGAGGGTATGAAGGATCTGATTGAGCATGTAAACAAGCAGTTTAAAGATCCA GATCTGACAACATTTGTCTGCGTTTGCATCCCAGAGTTTCTTTCTCTATATGAAACTGAGAGGTTGGTGCAAGAATTAGCAAAGTTTGAGATAGATGCTCATAATATTATCATTAACCaagtaatttttgatgaagaag CCGTCGACTCCAAATTATTGAAAGCAAGAATAAAGATGCAACAAAAGTATATTGACCAGTTCTACATGCTCTATGATGACTTCAATATCACCAAATTACCACTGCTTCCGCACGAG GTCTGTGGAGTTGAAGCTCTTAAGAATTTCTCTCAACACTTCATTTCCCCATATAAGCCTTCACTCGTCCGGGGAACCGTAGAGGAGCTGCAGCAGAGAATATCTACCTTGAGATCACAGCTGGAGGAAGCAAAGTTAGAGCTAGAGAGATTGCAAAAAGGAAAGCAGATAGCTTGA
- the LOC122038169 gene encoding beta-glucosidase 31-like isoform X2 has product MHDMGLDAYRFSISWSRVIPNGRGPVNPEGVQYYNNLINELKKYGIEPHVTLLHFDLPQSLEDEYSGLLSPKIVEDFTAYADVCFREFGDRVKYWITVNEPNIEPILGHDLGIFPPNHCSSSLASSLGLNCSKGNSSVEPYVAGHNLLLSHASAVSLYRKKYQPNQGGYIGITLLGIWFEPATRLPDDIAAVNRALDFLIGWFANPIMYGRYPSVMQKLVGSRLPSFKSEESTMLRGSFDFIGLNHYSLAFLRAATDNPDDDFRDWYTDMSVSFAFPQTKFTKVFVSEDPPITPSTPWAMQRLLDYMRNKYGNPPVFIHENGYPEYNIDPATCGHEYYDEHRANYIKDYIESMLLPIRNGSNVNGYFVWSFMDSFEVVTGYRSRYGLIGVDYSVENRTRYRRYSADWYSKFLKPNGGFTVRYGDVNVE; this is encoded by the exons ATGCATGACATGGGTCTGGATGCCTACAGATTCTCTATCTCCTGGAGCAGAGTCATTCCTA ATGGTAGAGGGCCAGTTAATCCAGAAGGGGTGCAGTATTATAATAACTTGATCAATGAACTCAAGAAATATG GAATTGAACCTCATGTCACTCTTCTTCACTTTGACCTCCCCCAATCTTTGGAAGATGAATATTCAGGACTCTTGAGCCCAAAGATTGT AGAGGACTTCACTGCTTATGCTGATGTGTGCTTTAGAGAGTTTGGGGATagagtaaaatactggatcactGTCAATGAGCCCAACATTGAACCCATCCTTGGCCATGATCTGGGAATATTTCCACCAAATCACTGCTCTTCCTCCTTGGCCTCTTCCCTTGGCCTCAATTGCAGCAAAGGGAATTCATCTGTTGAACCATATGTAGCTGGTCATAACCTTTTGCTTTCCCATGCATCAGCAGTCTCCCTATACAGAAAGAAATATCAG CCAAATCAAGGGGGCTATATTGGAATTACCTTACTAGGGATCTGGTTTGAGCCAGCTACAAGATTGCCAGATGATATAGCAGCAGTTAATAGAGCACTCGATTTTCTAATAGGCTG GTTTGCCAATCCTATAATGTATGGAAGGTACCCTTCCGTGATGCAAAAGCTTGTAGGATCCCGCTTACCATCCTTCAAATCAGAAGAGTCGACCATGCTAAGAGGATCTTTTGATTTCATTGGACTTAATCACTATTCATTGGCTTTTCTGCGAGCAGCAACTGATAACCCAGATGACGATTTCCGAGATTGGTACACTGACATGTCTGTCAGTTTCGCAT TTCCTCAAACAAAATTTACGAAG GTTTTTGTTTCAGAAGATCCTCCCATAACGCCTTCCACACCGTGGGCTATGCAAAGATTGCTCGACTACATGAGAAACAAATACGGAAATCCACCAGTCTTTATCCATGAAAATG GATATCCAGAGTACAACATAGATCCAGCAACTTGTGGACACGAGTACTATGATGAGCACAGAGCAAATTACATTAAAGATTACATAGAAAGCATGCTTCTACCAATAAG GAATGGTTCCAATGTCAATGGCTACTTTGTTTGGTCCTTCATGGATAGCTTTGAGGTTGTTACTGGCTACAGAAGTCGCTATGGTCTCATTGGAGTTGACTATAGTGTAGAAAACAGAACAAGGTATCGTAGATATTCTGCAGATTGgtattccaaatttcttaaacctaATGGAGGATTTACGGTAAGATATGGAGAtgttaatgttgagtag
- the LOC122038169 gene encoding beta-glucosidase 31-like isoform X1: MERRCIRWRPPALIWVLLIVLVAVAAPAIGISRDDFPSGFIFGAGSSAYQVEGAAAEGGRTPCIWDTFAHEGRTEDKRTGDIAADQYHKYKEDVKLMHDMGLDAYRFSISWSRVIPNGRGPVNPEGVQYYNNLINELKKYGIEPHVTLLHFDLPQSLEDEYSGLLSPKIVEDFTAYADVCFREFGDRVKYWITVNEPNIEPILGHDLGIFPPNHCSSSLASSLGLNCSKGNSSVEPYVAGHNLLLSHASAVSLYRKKYQPNQGGYIGITLLGIWFEPATRLPDDIAAVNRALDFLIGWFANPIMYGRYPSVMQKLVGSRLPSFKSEESTMLRGSFDFIGLNHYSLAFLRAATDNPDDDFRDWYTDMSVSFAFPQTKFTKVFVSEDPPITPSTPWAMQRLLDYMRNKYGNPPVFIHENGYPEYNIDPATCGHEYYDEHRANYIKDYIESMLLPIRNGSNVNGYFVWSFMDSFEVVTGYRSRYGLIGVDYSVENRTRYRRYSADWYSKFLKPNGGFTVRYGDVNVE; encoded by the exons ATGGAGAGGAGGTGCATCAGGTGGCGTCCTCCGGCGTTGATTTGGGTGCTATTAATAGTTCTAGTAGCAGTAGCCGCTCCGGCGATCGGCATCAGCAGAGATGATTTCCCCTCCGGCTTTATTTTCGGCGCCGGCAGCTCCGCGTACCAG GTGGAAGGGGCTGCTGCAGAGGGAGGAAGAACTCCCTGCATCTGGGACACCTTTGCACACGAAG GGAGAACAGAGGACAAAAGAACTGGAGACATAGCAGCTGATCAGTATCACAAGTACAAG GAAGATGTGAAGTTGATGCATGACATGGGTCTGGATGCCTACAGATTCTCTATCTCCTGGAGCAGAGTCATTCCTA ATGGTAGAGGGCCAGTTAATCCAGAAGGGGTGCAGTATTATAATAACTTGATCAATGAACTCAAGAAATATG GAATTGAACCTCATGTCACTCTTCTTCACTTTGACCTCCCCCAATCTTTGGAAGATGAATATTCAGGACTCTTGAGCCCAAAGATTGT AGAGGACTTCACTGCTTATGCTGATGTGTGCTTTAGAGAGTTTGGGGATagagtaaaatactggatcactGTCAATGAGCCCAACATTGAACCCATCCTTGGCCATGATCTGGGAATATTTCCACCAAATCACTGCTCTTCCTCCTTGGCCTCTTCCCTTGGCCTCAATTGCAGCAAAGGGAATTCATCTGTTGAACCATATGTAGCTGGTCATAACCTTTTGCTTTCCCATGCATCAGCAGTCTCCCTATACAGAAAGAAATATCAG CCAAATCAAGGGGGCTATATTGGAATTACCTTACTAGGGATCTGGTTTGAGCCAGCTACAAGATTGCCAGATGATATAGCAGCAGTTAATAGAGCACTCGATTTTCTAATAGGCTG GTTTGCCAATCCTATAATGTATGGAAGGTACCCTTCCGTGATGCAAAAGCTTGTAGGATCCCGCTTACCATCCTTCAAATCAGAAGAGTCGACCATGCTAAGAGGATCTTTTGATTTCATTGGACTTAATCACTATTCATTGGCTTTTCTGCGAGCAGCAACTGATAACCCAGATGACGATTTCCGAGATTGGTACACTGACATGTCTGTCAGTTTCGCAT TTCCTCAAACAAAATTTACGAAG GTTTTTGTTTCAGAAGATCCTCCCATAACGCCTTCCACACCGTGGGCTATGCAAAGATTGCTCGACTACATGAGAAACAAATACGGAAATCCACCAGTCTTTATCCATGAAAATG GATATCCAGAGTACAACATAGATCCAGCAACTTGTGGACACGAGTACTATGATGAGCACAGAGCAAATTACATTAAAGATTACATAGAAAGCATGCTTCTACCAATAAG GAATGGTTCCAATGTCAATGGCTACTTTGTTTGGTCCTTCATGGATAGCTTTGAGGTTGTTACTGGCTACAGAAGTCGCTATGGTCTCATTGGAGTTGACTATAGTGTAGAAAACAGAACAAGGTATCGTAGATATTCTGCAGATTGgtattccaaatttcttaaacctaATGGAGGATTTACGGTAAGATATGGAGAtgttaatgttgagtag